One genomic window of Sporosarcina ureae includes the following:
- a CDS encoding IS4 family transposase, translating to MNDLARETKFIQRNRKFTLISFLNMIFTKPGVLSTLSLTGMCGDLGNSDIHLSKQALNKRINQPMVLFLQKIFLLLYDAQLTLELSSIPFRSSIPFRSIRVLDGTTVTLSMDCSEFYPGSVGAGVKIQIEFDLLTGRFLYINLQPGKAGDGPAGLDRLQNLQKNDVFLQDLGYFKFKILEGINEKEAFFVSRAKADTQFHTLHPNPQYHPDGSLMQKYAYERLLIESVFPSINRGEYKEYPLVYMGANSKIPTRLILYRMTQKEQSRQDQKIAVRNRTKPGIIKQKSRDLSGVSMMISNLPPTVPAEEIIALYRYRWQIELLFRSWKSDFKVAHFRRMKIERWQSHLYVELIRLLLSTLITYQFRIHFWKNEGLILSEQITMREVGKKIWVLWRARDETVWQNTLESLERILRSIGRKNIKEPSPIGWNT from the coding sequence TTGAACGATTTAGCTAGAGAAACAAAATTTATACAACGAAATCGGAAGTTCACGCTTATTTCTTTTTTAAACATGATTTTTACTAAACCCGGTGTGCTTTCTACCCTTTCATTAACAGGTATGTGTGGGGACCTAGGTAATTCCGATATTCACTTATCCAAACAGGCATTGAATAAACGAATTAACCAACCTATGGTCCTATTCTTACAAAAAATATTCTTACTTCTATATGATGCGCAATTGACATTGGAGCTTAGCTCCATACCGTTTAGAAGTAGTATTCCTTTTCGCTCTATACGAGTATTAGATGGAACTACTGTGACGTTATCTATGGACTGTAGTGAATTCTATCCTGGAAGTGTGGGAGCTGGCGTGAAAATCCAGATAGAATTTGATTTACTCACGGGGCGCTTTTTGTATATCAACTTACAGCCAGGAAAAGCAGGTGATGGTCCTGCTGGGTTGGATAGATTACAAAACCTACAAAAGAATGACGTGTTTTTACAAGACTTAGGCTACTTTAAATTCAAGATATTAGAAGGGATAAATGAGAAGGAAGCGTTCTTTGTTTCTCGCGCCAAAGCCGATACACAATTCCATACCCTCCATCCCAACCCACAGTACCATCCAGACGGGTCTCTTATGCAGAAATATGCATATGAACGATTGTTAATAGAAAGTGTTTTCCCTTCGATCAACCGAGGAGAGTATAAAGAATATCCTCTTGTATATATGGGGGCCAACTCCAAGATTCCCACACGCTTAATTTTATATCGTATGACCCAAAAGGAACAAAGTCGTCAAGACCAGAAAATCGCGGTGCGTAACCGGACAAAGCCAGGAATCATCAAACAAAAATCCAGAGATTTGTCAGGAGTTTCCATGATGATATCCAATCTGCCACCCACAGTCCCAGCGGAAGAAATTATCGCATTGTATCGATATCGATGGCAAATTGAACTTCTGTTTAGATCGTGGAAAAGTGATTTTAAAGTAGCGCACTTTCGAAGAATGAAGATAGAAAGATGGCAATCTCATCTGTACGTGGAGCTGATTAGGCTGCTTCTCAGTACATTGATTACCTACCAATTCCGTATTCATTTCTGGAAAAACGAAGGGTTGATTTTGAGTGAACAGATCACAATGCGAGAAGTTGGCAAAAAAATATGGGTGCTTTGGCGAGCCCGTGATGAAACGGTCTGGCAAAACACCCTAGAAAGTCTAGAAAGAATCCTTCGTTCAATTGGAAGGAAAAATATTAAAGAACCGAGTCCTATCGGTTGGAATACCTAA
- a CDS encoding IS3 family transposase (programmed frameshift): MRKIHVEDKIQAVKRYIEGNESLREIAQSIGIDKSEIRYWVQRYRYHGENGFKKPCTSYSVQFKLDVIHYMVDENTSLRDTAARFNLTHHSTLRRWVNAYREEGADALSPKEEGRLSMKQNPENKKKPSVSEKELQKEIDFLRMENAYFKKVKCLSSGTGKTTKENKAQVVFELRHRFTVSALLQLAELARSTYYNLVNRWDRSDPDATIKQLILSIYHEHKGRYGYRRIQMELRCLGHIVNHKKVQRIMKVLNLTSLVRIKKYRSYKGKVGKTAPNILERDFQAEQPNEKWVTDITEFKLFGSKFYLSPMLDLFNGEIIAYTLGSRPTYVLVDEMLNQSLQTLTNQDQLVIHSDQGWHYQMKPYQNTLSEKGITQSMSRKGNCYDNAVMESFFGTFKSEFLYLQEFENREQFTKELAEYISYYNSKRIKSKLGMSPIEYRTHHQLSA; encoded by the exons GTGAGAAAAATTCATGTAGAAGATAAGATTCAAGCGGTTAAACGATACATTGAAGGTAATGAAAGTCTTCGTGAAATCGCTCAATCTATCGGAATTGATAAGAGTGAAATTCGTTATTGGGTACAGCGATATCGGTATCACGGAGAAAATGGTTTCAAGAAACCCTGTACAAGTTATTCTGTACAATTTAAACTGGACGTAATCCATTATATGGTTGATGAGAATACGTCCCTCAGAGATACTGCTGCCCGCTTCAACTTAACGCACCATTCCACGCTTAGAAGATGGGTAAATGCGTATAGGGAAGAAGGGGCGGACGCCTTGTCACCAAAAGAAGAGGGGCGTCTATCCATGAAACAAAACCCAGAAAACAAGAAGAAACCATCTGTTTCTGAAAAAGAACTACAAAAGGAAATTGATTTCTTACGAATGGAAAATGCTTATT TTAAAAAAGTTAAATGCCTTAGTTCAGGAACAGGAAAAACTACTAAAGAAAACAAAGCGCAAGTAGTCTTCGAACTAAGGCACCGATTCACAGTGAGTGCGCTTCTACAACTGGCAGAACTTGCCCGCAGCACGTATTACAACTTAGTAAACCGATGGGATCGATCTGACCCTGACGCGACTATTAAACAGCTGATTCTTAGCATCTATCATGAGCACAAAGGACGTTACGGCTACCGGCGGATTCAAATGGAATTACGATGTCTCGGCCATATTGTGAACCATAAAAAAGTACAACGCATTATGAAAGTGCTGAACCTTACCTCTCTAGTCCGGATCAAGAAATACCGTTCGTACAAAGGAAAAGTGGGCAAGACCGCCCCGAATATCCTGGAACGAGATTTCCAAGCAGAGCAGCCGAATGAAAAGTGGGTAACGGATATTACTGAGTTCAAGCTATTTGGAAGCAAGTTCTATTTATCCCCGATGTTAGATTTATTTAACGGAGAAATCATTGCGTATACACTCGGTTCCAGACCAACCTATGTCTTGGTTGACGAGATGTTGAATCAGTCATTACAGACCCTAACAAATCAGGATCAACTAGTCATCCATTCAGACCAAGGTTGGCATTATCAAATGAAACCATATCAAAATACATTGAGCGAAAAAGGGATTACCCAAAGTATGTCCCGAAAGGGCAACTGTTACGATAACGCGGTCATGGAAAGTTTCTTTGGCACGTTTAAATCCGAATTTCTGTATCTACAGGAATTTGAAAATAGGGAACAATTCACAAAAGAGCTAGCCGAATATATCTCCTATTACAACTCCAAACGTATTAAATCAAAATTGGGGATGAGTCCGATAGAGTATCGAACTCACCACCAGCTTAGTGCGTAA
- a CDS encoding LCP family protein: MKREEYKKKKGSKTKRFLKIALFTFFIAALAVSAYAFKLHNQAMNVLDRSYEPIAKQDPPEIYVEPAKDKVSILLIGVDESEARQDREAHGRSDALVLATLNPKTKSIKLVSIPRDSHVYIPQVNYRDKITHAHAYGGTKASIDTVEELFDIPVNYYVKMNFNAFIDVVDALGGVEVEVPYERIEKDENDKNAIHLMPGVHRLDGRHTLALARTRKLDNDIERGKRQQMILQAMIKEATSITSITKYGDVINALGENMKTDMTSKQMLSFIQYIKSGLPDVDTITLTGYDDMSTGTYYYKLDEQKLEEVKQILKSHLGIIPDSSSLTELDTDQYSASAQSNYQ, translated from the coding sequence ATGAAAAGAGAAGAGTATAAGAAAAAAAAGGGTTCCAAAACAAAACGCTTCTTAAAAATAGCATTATTTACATTCTTCATCGCAGCCTTAGCCGTTTCCGCTTATGCATTCAAGCTTCATAACCAAGCGATGAACGTACTCGATCGCTCTTATGAACCTATCGCTAAGCAAGATCCGCCAGAAATATATGTAGAACCCGCAAAAGATAAAGTGTCGATTCTCTTGATTGGTGTAGACGAAAGCGAAGCACGCCAAGATAGAGAAGCGCACGGAAGATCAGACGCTTTAGTGCTCGCCACTTTGAACCCTAAAACCAAAAGTATCAAACTCGTCAGCATACCTCGTGATTCCCATGTTTATATTCCACAGGTAAACTATAGAGATAAAATCACACATGCCCATGCCTATGGTGGAACAAAAGCCTCTATTGATACAGTCGAAGAACTATTCGATATTCCGGTCAACTATTACGTCAAAATGAACTTTAATGCATTCATCGATGTGGTAGATGCACTTGGCGGAGTCGAAGTCGAGGTGCCATACGAGCGTATTGAGAAAGATGAAAACGATAAAAATGCGATTCATCTCATGCCAGGAGTTCATCGTCTAGACGGCCGCCACACATTAGCCTTAGCACGTACTCGTAAACTTGATAATGATATTGAGCGTGGTAAACGCCAGCAGATGATTCTTCAGGCGATGATCAAAGAAGCGACATCGATTACTTCCATTACAAAATATGGAGACGTGATCAATGCGCTAGGCGAAAACATGAAAACCGATATGACCTCCAAGCAAATGTTGTCGTTTATCCAATATATAAAAAGCGGACTTCCGGATGTGGATACGATCACTTTAACAGGCTATGACGATATGTCGACAGGTACTTACTATTACAAGTTAGACGAGCAGAAACTAGAAGAAGTGAAACAAATTTTGAAATCCCATCTAGGCATAATTCCAGACTCCTCTTCCCTAACCGAGCTAGACACGGACCAATACTCCGCATCCGCTCAAAGCAACTATCAATAG
- a CDS encoding YigZ family protein, which translates to MRANYKTVKLHGESEFVIQKSRFLSFVKRVETEQEALDFIQDIKKNHHTATHNCSAYIIGEHDQIQKANDDGEPSGTAGFPILEVLKKQHLKDTVIVVTRYYGGIKLGGGGLIRAYGKAASEGIAATGIVERKLHTLVKTSIDYTWLGKVENEIRQSDYPLKEIVYEEDVELFLYVPEEQQEIFQEWMMELTNGQAIIATAGHKFLEFDI; encoded by the coding sequence ATGCGAGCTAATTATAAAACCGTAAAACTGCACGGAGAGAGTGAATTCGTCATCCAAAAATCCCGTTTTCTGTCATTTGTCAAAAGAGTCGAGACAGAACAAGAAGCACTGGACTTCATACAGGACATTAAAAAGAACCATCATACAGCTACACATAATTGTTCTGCCTATATCATAGGAGAACATGACCAGATCCAAAAAGCGAACGATGACGGTGAGCCTTCAGGCACAGCCGGCTTCCCCATTTTGGAAGTGCTAAAAAAGCAGCACTTAAAAGATACCGTGATTGTCGTGACACGCTATTATGGCGGCATCAAACTCGGTGGCGGCGGACTAATCCGCGCTTATGGTAAAGCAGCATCTGAAGGCATTGCCGCAACAGGTATTGTGGAAAGAAAATTACACACACTAGTTAAAACTTCTATCGATTATACATGGCTAGGCAAAGTAGAAAACGAAATACGGCAATCCGACTACCCGTTAAAAGAGATCGTCTATGAAGAGGACGTTGAACTCTTTTTATATGTTCCTGAAGAACAGCAGGAGATTTTTCAGGAATGGATGATGGAACTAACGAACGGCCAGGCGATCATCGCCACAGCCGGACATAAATTCCTAGAGTTCGACATCTGA
- a CDS encoding sensor histidine kinase, translated as MNDKEIDIQQMEKIFGNMVNVMDRSKSDIFLISEQSRRSFEEMQKELAEVKESISHVITEGDSLDDMSRHSRKRLAAVSKDFETYSEEEVKHAYSVANDLLVRASINKMEEKQLRERRDELERRLMLLLSTIERADQLVNQVTTVITYLTSDLKNVSTALETARQKQDFAVQIIQAQEEERKRLSRDIHDGPAQMLANVLMRSGLIEKTFVKHGPEEAMQELSYLKEMVRGALSEVRRIIYNLRPMALDDLGLVPTLRKYLLTISEYEAPLIIHFQSNGAEKRFATNFEVGIFRLIQESVNNSIKHAKTDEIWVKIEWLRDSVNILIKDQGLGFDTNEVKEKSFGLIGMQERVELLKGKMKVTSKVGEGTSILFQIPLDEEL; from the coding sequence TTGAACGATAAGGAAATTGACATTCAACAGATGGAGAAAATCTTTGGCAACATGGTTAATGTAATGGATCGTTCAAAAAGCGACATTTTTTTAATTAGTGAACAAAGCCGCCGAAGTTTTGAAGAGATGCAAAAAGAGTTAGCAGAAGTGAAAGAAAGTATTTCTCATGTGATAACAGAAGGTGACTCTTTAGATGATATGTCACGTCACTCAAGAAAACGTCTTGCTGCTGTATCAAAAGATTTTGAAACGTATAGTGAAGAAGAAGTTAAACACGCTTATAGTGTGGCAAATGACTTGCTTGTACGCGCCTCCATTAATAAAATGGAAGAGAAACAACTTCGTGAAAGACGAGATGAACTTGAACGTCGATTGATGTTACTGCTCTCTACAATTGAAAGAGCGGACCAACTTGTTAACCAAGTAACTACTGTAATCACATATTTAACATCTGATTTGAAAAATGTAAGCACAGCACTGGAAACGGCTCGGCAAAAACAAGATTTTGCGGTTCAGATTATCCAGGCCCAAGAAGAAGAGCGTAAGCGTTTATCACGTGATATTCATGATGGACCTGCGCAAATGCTAGCCAATGTCTTGATGCGTTCTGGCTTAATCGAAAAAACGTTTGTTAAACATGGTCCGGAAGAAGCAATGCAAGAGCTATCTTACCTAAAAGAAATGGTGAGAGGAGCGTTATCTGAAGTACGTCGTATTATTTATAATTTGCGACCAATGGCTTTGGATGACTTAGGGCTTGTTCCCACATTGCGAAAGTATTTATTGACCATAAGTGAATATGAGGCGCCGCTCATCATTCATTTTCAAAGCAATGGAGCAGAGAAAAGATTTGCCACCAATTTTGAAGTAGGTATTTTCCGTCTCATCCAAGAATCAGTGAATAACAGTATTAAACATGCGAAAACTGATGAAATATGGGTGAAAATTGAATGGTTACGAGATTCAGTTAATATATTAATCAAAGACCAAGGCCTCGGCTTTGATACAAATGAAGTAAAAGAGAAATCATTTGGTTTAATTGGCATGCAAGAACGTGTGGAATTATTGAAAGGGAAAATGAAGGTCACTTCGAAAGTAGGGGAAGGCACTTCAATTCTTTTTCAAATTCCATTGGACGAAGAACTGTAA
- a CDS encoding response regulator, with protein MEATKILIVDDHQLFREGVKRILDFEESFNVVAEGDDGVEVVELYREYEPDVVLMDINMPRMNGVDATEQLVKEFPDARVIMLSIHDDESYVTHALKTGALGYMLKEMDADAIIQAIKVVANGGSYLHPKITHNLVTEFRRLSEREHKGSFQQNDIRRPLHLLTKRECEVLQLLTDGQSNRTIGETLFISEKTVKNHVSSILQKMSVNDRTQAVVTAIKNGWVEVK; from the coding sequence ATGGAAGCGACAAAAATTTTGATAGTAGATGACCACCAATTATTCCGTGAAGGAGTTAAACGAATTTTGGATTTTGAAGAATCGTTTAACGTAGTAGCAGAAGGCGACGATGGAGTCGAAGTAGTTGAATTGTACAGAGAGTACGAGCCAGACGTCGTGTTGATGGATATTAATATGCCACGCATGAATGGTGTAGACGCGACAGAGCAATTAGTTAAAGAGTTTCCGGATGCGCGCGTTATCATGCTATCCATTCATGACGACGAGTCCTACGTAACACACGCTTTGAAAACAGGTGCTCTTGGCTACATGCTGAAAGAAATGGATGCAGACGCAATTATTCAAGCGATCAAAGTAGTAGCAAATGGTGGTTCATACTTACATCCTAAAATCACGCATAATTTGGTAACAGAATTCCGTCGTTTGAGCGAGAGAGAACATAAAGGATCCTTCCAGCAGAACGACATTCGACGCCCTCTTCATTTATTGACGAAGCGCGAATGTGAAGTTCTACAATTGTTGACAGATGGCCAGAGTAACCGAACAATTGGTGAAACGCTCTTCATCTCAGAAAAAACGGTGAAAAACCACGTTTCCAGCATTTTGCAAAAAATGAGTGTAAATGACCGCACACAAGCGGTTGTTACAGCAATCAAAAATGGTTGGGTAGAAGTAAAATAA
- a CDS encoding nuclear transport factor 2 family protein → MKKKIAVASMALVLALGACGNADETEQNNPETGEAAPGNGAIDHGVDDNKVGFSMSGDEVEEAADVPKEAKEEILAAFENYIETLNNQDVEGYLATLSTEGYDLEEERQATEEMLENTKMKRETDNETIVKYSEDSAQLFSTLKTTFTDIETGVENSPEGRQVTVFTKEDGAWKVFSIHFIGDEPVNE, encoded by the coding sequence ATGAAGAAAAAGATAGCAGTCGCGTCCATGGCATTAGTGCTTGCACTTGGCGCATGTGGTAACGCAGATGAAACCGAACAGAACAATCCAGAAACTGGCGAAGCTGCACCAGGCAATGGTGCTATCGATCATGGAGTCGACGATAATAAAGTAGGGTTTAGTATGTCGGGTGACGAGGTTGAAGAAGCGGCAGACGTACCAAAAGAAGCTAAAGAAGAAATTCTAGCTGCTTTTGAAAACTACATCGAAACATTGAACAATCAAGACGTAGAAGGTTATCTCGCTACGCTTTCTACCGAAGGCTATGATCTAGAAGAAGAGCGACAGGCTACGGAAGAAATGCTTGAGAATACTAAGATGAAACGTGAAACAGATAATGAAACGATCGTAAAATATTCAGAGGATAGCGCACAGTTATTTTCTACGTTGAAAACGACATTCACGGATATTGAGACGGGAGTGGAAAATTCACCAGAAGGTCGCCAAGTGACTGTTTTCACTAAAGAAGATGGGGCATGGAAAGTGTTCTCTATCCACTTTATTGGCGATGAACCGGTAAACGAATAA
- a CDS encoding IS3 family transposase (programmed frameshift) codes for MTERLFTLKEQARLQCNPNVQAVSDKSITYTDEFKRHFISENEKGKLPRDIFEEAGLDADLIGAVRIKSAGKRWRAAYRKSGVEGLQDTRKTNSGRPSERDLTSEEKIERLEAKNRLLQAENELLKKPRSTRKADDEKEITIQTTLKYELINFTIQKYKLARLVSYLCELMEVSRSGYYRHFGEKSKQKRAAREQADEVVKEIILKAYHFRGRKKGARQIKMTLENQYGITYNLKRIRRIMKKFDIICPIRKANPARRMAKATKEHRTCENTLQREFKQGVAGKVLLTDITYLTYGNGKRAYLSTIKDAQTNEILAYEVSSSLGLEIAMNTLRKLKKHRHLMTDAFIHSDQGFHYTNPKYQAAVKKMGLGQSMSRRGNCWDNAPQESFFGHFKDETNIKDCETMEEVRREIKSYMTYYNHYRGQWNLKKLPPAEYRRQLQQAA; via the exons GTGACTGAACGATTGTTTACCTTAAAAGAACAAGCACGCTTGCAATGCAATCCTAACGTACAAGCTGTTAGTGATAAATCCATCACCTATACAGATGAGTTTAAACGTCATTTTATTTCGGAAAATGAAAAAGGAAAACTGCCGCGAGACATTTTTGAAGAGGCTGGATTAGATGCCGATTTAATAGGAGCAGTTCGGATTAAATCTGCAGGAAAGCGTTGGCGTGCCGCCTATAGAAAAAGCGGGGTGGAAGGCTTACAAGACACACGAAAAACCAATTCAGGCCGTCCATCAGAACGCGACTTGACATCCGAAGAAAAGATTGAACGTCTAGAAGCGAAAAACCGCTTATTACAGGCGGAAAATGAACTGTTAAAAAAGC CTCGATCTACTCGAAAGGCAGATGATGAAAAAGAAATCACAATCCAAACGACGCTAAAATATGAACTAATTAATTTCACCATCCAAAAGTATAAATTAGCACGTTTGGTGAGCTACTTATGCGAACTTATGGAGGTATCGCGTTCGGGCTACTATAGGCACTTTGGAGAGAAATCTAAACAGAAACGTGCCGCTCGCGAACAGGCAGACGAAGTTGTAAAGGAAATCATTTTAAAGGCCTATCATTTTCGAGGACGAAAAAAAGGAGCACGCCAAATTAAAATGACACTCGAAAATCAGTACGGCATTACATATAACCTAAAACGCATTCGCCGGATTATGAAAAAATTCGATATCATCTGTCCCATCCGCAAAGCCAACCCAGCACGTCGTATGGCAAAGGCGACGAAAGAGCACCGCACATGTGAAAACACGTTACAACGTGAGTTTAAGCAAGGGGTGGCTGGAAAGGTATTATTGACCGACATCACCTATTTGACATATGGAAATGGCAAACGTGCTTACTTGTCAACGATTAAAGACGCCCAAACGAATGAAATTTTAGCCTATGAAGTTTCTTCTTCGTTAGGTTTGGAGATCGCAATGAATACGCTTCGCAAACTAAAGAAACATCGTCATTTAATGACAGATGCCTTTATACATTCAGATCAAGGATTTCATTATACAAACCCAAAGTATCAGGCAGCAGTGAAGAAAATGGGGTTAGGACAATCGATGTCACGCAGAGGGAACTGTTGGGATAATGCTCCACAGGAATCATTTTTCGGTCACTTCAAGGATGAAACCAATATAAAAGATTGTGAGACAATGGAAGAAGTTAGGCGGGAAATCAAGAGTTATATGACGTACTATAACCATTATCGCGGGCAGTGGAACTTGAAAAAGCTGCCGCCTGCAGAATACAGACGACAGCTTCAACAAGCAGCTTAG
- a CDS encoding IS110 family transposase, with amino-acid sequence MEIMVETCCGIDVHQKTIVCCILDGPLDTNRPKKYERTFGTRTHELRQALDWLNNHEVTDVFMESTGQYWLPVFNIFSEAPFHITLANPQHIKNVPGRKTDTKDAEWIAQLGRCGLIQASYIPDFKVMELRLLTRRRQSYMQKRTQAKNELHNVLQRSNIKLTGYLSDIFSKTGQALLRLFIDGEVVSIERIEACRHGRVKASAQDLLTAMDGKLSRINRRLLEDSFEEYHFYSRKIKQIEEDIERHILEYFPEEYALLMEIPGVKQQSAAVILGEIGPNVEAFLTVGHLASWAGVSPGSNESAGKKKSSRTTQGNKYLKTALYASGGMAGRSKDPAFSSLYYRISARGSKMKAVVACGHKLLRVIYKVLSERVHYNKEKALGSRQLKCTL; translated from the coding sequence ATGGAAATCATGGTAGAAACATGTTGTGGCATCGATGTCCATCAAAAAACCATTGTCTGTTGTATTCTGGATGGTCCCTTAGATACGAATCGGCCTAAAAAGTATGAAAGAACGTTTGGTACTCGCACCCATGAGTTACGTCAAGCACTTGACTGGTTGAATAATCATGAAGTAACGGATGTCTTTATGGAAAGCACCGGACAATATTGGTTACCTGTGTTCAATATTTTTTCCGAAGCTCCGTTTCATATTACACTTGCCAATCCTCAACATATTAAGAATGTTCCTGGACGAAAAACGGATACGAAAGATGCCGAATGGATTGCCCAGTTGGGTCGTTGTGGTCTTATTCAGGCTTCATATATTCCCGACTTCAAAGTGATGGAATTGCGATTACTGACGAGGCGCAGACAGTCCTACATGCAAAAACGAACGCAGGCCAAAAACGAACTACACAATGTGCTTCAACGATCCAATATTAAACTCACTGGCTACTTGTCGGATATTTTTTCAAAGACAGGACAAGCCTTACTCCGACTATTTATTGACGGAGAAGTAGTAAGCATCGAACGGATAGAGGCATGTAGACATGGACGTGTGAAAGCGTCTGCGCAGGATTTATTGACCGCGATGGATGGGAAACTAAGTAGGATCAATCGTCGATTATTGGAAGATTCTTTCGAGGAATATCATTTTTATTCACGAAAGATCAAGCAGATAGAGGAAGACATTGAACGTCATATTTTGGAGTACTTTCCGGAAGAGTACGCGCTGCTGATGGAAATACCTGGTGTGAAACAACAGAGTGCCGCTGTTATTTTAGGAGAAATTGGCCCAAATGTAGAGGCCTTTCTAACAGTTGGACATTTAGCTTCTTGGGCAGGGGTTTCTCCAGGGTCTAATGAAAGCGCAGGGAAGAAAAAAAGTTCACGCACCACTCAAGGGAATAAATATTTGAAGACCGCACTGTATGCAAGTGGTGGGATGGCCGGTCGTTCTAAGGATCCAGCCTTTAGTTCACTCTATTATCGTATTTCTGCTCGGGGATCGAAGATGAAAGCCGTGGTCGCCTGCGGTCATAAATTATTGAGGGTTATTTATAAAGTATTATCGGAACGAGTGCATTACAACAAAGAAAAAGCCCTAGGATCGCGGCAACTAAAATGTACCCTATAA
- a CDS encoding competence protein ComK encodes MANPHYLSSYIVTFHTFALLHGQHANPYYTKVVESDRTFIVEKTPLEIMRDSCAHYRSNFEAIINSSKMDLKNRPKPPIMLTHSNDRPLLFFPLLSPTLHKNSWVAYHAVKDAVQHEEGVTVILKNDTQMQLDTSIATVYRQMALSHILFQRFENAQEELRSSYYMIMEPKSSDTTIS; translated from the coding sequence ATGGCTAACCCACATTATCTATCGTCTTACATCGTTACATTTCATACTTTTGCATTACTTCATGGGCAACATGCGAATCCATACTATACAAAAGTAGTGGAAAGCGACCGGACTTTTATCGTTGAGAAAACACCACTTGAAATCATGAGGGATTCTTGTGCACATTACCGTTCCAACTTTGAGGCCATCATTAACAGCTCCAAAATGGATTTGAAAAATCGACCGAAGCCACCCATCATGCTGACACATTCAAATGACCGACCATTATTATTTTTTCCTTTACTGTCCCCTACATTACATAAAAACTCATGGGTAGCCTATCATGCAGTAAAAGACGCTGTGCAACACGAAGAGGGTGTGACCGTTATTTTAAAAAACGACACGCAGATGCAATTAGATACTTCGATAGCTACTGTTTATCGTCAAATGGCGCTATCACATATTTTGTTTCAACGATTTGAAAATGCTCAGGAAGAATTGCGAAGTTCTTATTATATGATCATGGAGCCGAAGAGTTCTGACACGACAATTTCCTAA